One segment of Pseudoalteromonas rubra DNA contains the following:
- a CDS encoding DUF3019 domain-containing protein has translation MKRIKKNRAGLLIILGFTCQGLLLGGHLQAQPDPELNRTRLEISPTQCVSVTQGDKCHVDVKVQWQTQAGGTYCLKSSHSPEALKCWTGAQSGYIEQTIVTTKPVVFTLYKEDGAELAKRELKLMWVYKRSGRSPASWRMF, from the coding sequence ATGAAAAGAATTAAAAAGAACCGAGCAGGTTTGCTCATTATCCTGGGTTTTACATGTCAGGGGTTGTTATTGGGTGGCCATCTTCAGGCACAGCCTGACCCTGAGCTGAACAGAACCCGCCTGGAAATATCTCCGACTCAGTGTGTGTCGGTTACACAAGGAGATAAGTGTCATGTCGACGTAAAAGTGCAATGGCAGACACAAGCAGGAGGGACGTATTGTCTAAAATCCTCCCATTCTCCGGAGGCCTTAAAGTGTTGGACGGGAGCACAAAGTGGCTATATTGAACAAACTATCGTGACCACAAAGCCCGTTGTATTTACGCTTTACAAAGAAGATGGCGCGGAGCTTGCTAAACGTGAGCTCAAGCTGATGTGGGTATATAAGCGTTCGGGCCGTTCACCTGCGTCATGGCGGATGTTTTAA
- a CDS encoding S41 family peptidase — translation MSQRVKALLLGCCAMHVTAAPLNEAEQQAWTTDIDFYAEQMKARHIHPFHTLTEEDFKHNIEALKVELPRLSEAQVETRLMAISRAIGDGHSNYLMMSGPHQHFPFRFKFFGDTLKVVDATAEHHELIGTQLHSINGLSVAEMFTQLAPVLPGVDNQFSEHNSFEYYLSLHKLLVGLGIVEQGRPASFHFIEGKGAKTLQVSPVSMREFGKLSSAYSRVEPKLTKQDIGMPGITLSLLESQKAAYFDFASYPAPEQVMSHCDALQTTLRSAGSRYLIIDFRGNSGGNFYSGLALSACLQPLDQIDWMQGVYVLTDGATFSAAMSNTAQFRQILNAQVVGTPTGGDPNHFAENSQFLMPNSGRRFTLSKRYYPFIAEQSDAVYPDIYIEPSWDDYRHGKDTVLTELLVRLNGMLITGKTVPALAE, via the coding sequence ATGAGCCAGAGGGTGAAAGCGTTACTATTGGGCTGTTGTGCGATGCATGTTACAGCGGCGCCGCTTAATGAAGCAGAGCAACAAGCCTGGACCACAGACATTGATTTTTATGCAGAGCAGATGAAAGCCCGGCATATTCACCCATTTCATACGCTGACGGAAGAGGATTTCAAGCACAATATTGAAGCACTTAAAGTTGAACTGCCCAGACTGAGTGAAGCTCAGGTTGAAACCCGATTGATGGCAATCAGCCGGGCGATAGGAGACGGGCACAGCAACTATTTGATGATGTCGGGACCGCATCAACACTTTCCGTTTCGCTTTAAGTTTTTTGGCGATACTTTGAAAGTGGTAGATGCTACTGCGGAGCATCATGAGTTAATCGGTACACAGCTTCATTCAATTAATGGCTTGAGTGTGGCTGAGATGTTCACTCAACTTGCACCTGTGCTCCCAGGCGTGGACAACCAGTTTAGTGAGCACAATAGTTTTGAATACTATCTGTCTTTACATAAGTTGCTAGTGGGCCTTGGGATCGTTGAGCAGGGTAGACCGGCCTCATTTCACTTTATTGAGGGCAAGGGCGCAAAAACCTTACAGGTTTCTCCGGTCAGCATGCGAGAGTTCGGCAAGTTGAGCTCTGCCTACTCGCGTGTGGAACCTAAGTTAACCAAGCAAGATATCGGGATGCCCGGGATCACATTGAGCCTGTTAGAAAGTCAAAAAGCAGCCTATTTTGACTTTGCCTCTTATCCAGCGCCTGAGCAGGTAATGTCGCATTGTGATGCATTGCAAACAACACTTAGGTCGGCTGGCTCACGGTATCTGATCATCGACTTCAGGGGAAATAGCGGCGGGAACTTTTACTCGGGTTTGGCATTATCAGCTTGCTTACAGCCTTTGGATCAGATTGACTGGATGCAGGGTGTCTATGTGCTGACGGATGGTGCGACATTTTCTGCCGCAATGTCGAATACGGCCCAGTTCAGGCAAATTCTAAACGCCCAGGTTGTGGGGACCCCAACCGGAGGCGACCCAAATCATTTTGCGGAAAATAGCCAGTTTTTAATGCCTAACTCTGGTCGTCGATTCACTTTGTCTAAACGCTACTATCCGTTTATCGCAGAGCAAAGCGATGCTGTGTATCCCGATATTTATATTGAACCGAGCTGGGATGATTATCGGCACGGTAAGGATACGGTACTCACTGAGCTGCTGGTGCGATTGAATGGCATGCTGATTACGGGCAAAACCGTGCCAGCATTAGCTGAATAA
- a CDS encoding tetratricopeptide repeat-containing diguanylate cyclase, with protein sequence MYKKAFLALSVFFISVLIVATLDTFWFHSAATQRPAVVSSVIPPEAQLKQLQSAHPLLDIYELASDSPQAALAQLTHWQQGARDLAPIEQVYVLWIRRRATGDDPERARLNQQLTDLASQHQLNWLEAWVAHAQAKAALRIGDLEAARSAILKAVAVAQQHQIGFLLKEVYNTAGVVFNSTNELVKSQQYFLKGIKQIEALPEHRLRALLHNNLGLLYVHLEQWDNALKYLSQAEKLYSQYAYATSEYMSLILFNQSFAHNRAGQAVQSREKFEQALSYLDEGVSDFYRVVALKNEARLLNLEKDLSGATRKASQCVDMTSAEKYPMQHGICLLELGFAYYANSDLEEAHLATRSAMAAFSKLNHARWLIKSRFFLAQVLERQGEAQAALSILKEARAAEKAMIMNELIALDTALEVQQITQERDLLSAQSRLSNLELLLDKQRFRLLVLWLILAFTGAGWLALRARAVSKENRRLYDLSFVDPLTKASNRRLYQQEMAKPDRLCTEVHYRLVVIDLDHFKQINDTYGHDKGDWVLSEAAARLQKFVADDELFVRWGGEEFLMVVKERDAFRAFVQNMVDALREVPFELGETALRVTASFGVSDAMSVQQLGASDGAFKCADRCLYQAKNNGRDRVVMPEEVL encoded by the coding sequence ATGTACAAAAAAGCCTTTCTTGCGCTGAGCGTATTCTTTATTTCGGTGTTAATTGTGGCAACACTGGACACGTTTTGGTTTCACAGTGCCGCCACACAACGGCCAGCCGTGGTGTCGTCAGTAATACCCCCCGAGGCTCAGTTAAAGCAATTGCAATCTGCACACCCACTGCTCGATATTTATGAACTGGCTTCAGACTCCCCGCAAGCGGCGTTAGCACAACTGACGCACTGGCAACAAGGCGCGCGTGATTTGGCGCCCATTGAACAAGTGTATGTGTTGTGGATCCGCAGACGTGCAACCGGTGATGATCCCGAGCGGGCAAGACTAAACCAGCAACTGACAGATCTTGCGAGCCAACATCAGCTCAACTGGCTGGAAGCCTGGGTGGCTCATGCGCAGGCAAAAGCGGCCTTACGTATCGGTGATCTTGAAGCAGCGCGCTCTGCCATCTTAAAAGCAGTGGCGGTTGCACAGCAACACCAGATAGGGTTCCTTTTAAAGGAGGTTTATAATACCGCAGGTGTGGTGTTTAACTCGACCAATGAACTGGTTAAATCACAGCAGTACTTTCTAAAAGGGATTAAACAGATTGAAGCGTTACCTGAGCACCGACTGCGTGCGTTGTTGCACAACAACCTTGGTCTGCTGTACGTGCATCTGGAGCAGTGGGACAACGCGTTAAAATATCTGAGTCAGGCTGAAAAACTCTACAGCCAGTATGCCTATGCTACGTCAGAGTACATGTCGTTAATTTTATTTAACCAATCTTTTGCCCATAACCGTGCAGGTCAGGCCGTTCAGTCCAGAGAAAAATTCGAGCAGGCTCTCAGTTATCTGGATGAGGGGGTGAGTGATTTTTATCGCGTTGTCGCGCTTAAGAATGAGGCCAGACTACTTAATCTGGAAAAAGACTTGAGTGGTGCGACGCGAAAAGCCAGCCAGTGCGTTGATATGACCAGCGCTGAAAAATACCCAATGCAGCATGGGATCTGCTTACTAGAGCTGGGTTTTGCTTACTACGCAAATAGTGATTTAGAGGAAGCACACTTGGCGACGCGCTCTGCGATGGCGGCTTTTAGCAAGCTCAATCATGCACGCTGGCTGATAAAAAGTCGGTTTTTCCTGGCACAAGTGCTGGAGCGCCAGGGGGAGGCGCAAGCGGCACTATCGATACTTAAAGAAGCCCGGGCAGCAGAAAAAGCCATGATCATGAATGAATTGATTGCACTGGATACCGCGCTTGAGGTGCAACAAATTACTCAGGAGCGCGACTTGTTAAGTGCTCAAAGTCGCTTATCTAACCTTGAACTTTTGCTTGATAAACAGCGCTTCAGATTGCTGGTTTTATGGTTGATCCTTGCATTTACGGGGGCTGGGTGGCTGGCGCTGCGTGCCAGAGCAGTGAGCAAAGAAAATCGTCGCCTGTATGACCTCAGCTTTGTAGACCCGCTCACAAAAGCGTCCAATCGTCGTTTGTATCAGCAGGAAATGGCTAAGCCGGACAGATTGTGTACTGAGGTCCATTACCGACTGGTCGTGATTGACTTGGATCACTTTAAACAGATCAATGATACCTATGGTCATGACAAAGGAGACTGGGTTCTGAGCGAAGCGGCAGCCCGACTGCAAAAGTTCGTAGCCGATGATGAGCTATTTGTACGCTGGGGGGGAGAAGAATTCCTGATGGTAGTAAAAGAGCGTGATGCATTTCGGGCGTTCGTTCAAAACATGGTTGATGCACTGAGGGAAGTGCCTTTTGAACTGGGAGAAACAGCGCTGCGCGTAACCGCCTCTTTTGGTGTTAGCGATGCAATGAGCGTGCAACAGTTGGGGGCATCTGATGGGGCATTTAAATGCGCCGACCGCTGTTTGTATCAGGCTAAAAACAATGGCCGGGATCGAGTGGTTATGCCGGAAGAAGTGCTTTAG
- a CDS encoding type III polyketide synthase codes for MTTLCKPATFYPEHLVNADDIMTVIEICHPDSPYKQRAFEMIQNTEVKNRHLILPLTEIVKLQDFGARATRYKEAAIEMAETVAVEAMENALVAPEDIDMVIATSCTGFMMPSLTAHLINRLGLRNETKQIPVAQLGCVAGASAIGRAFEYCQSRKDSNVLIVCVETSSLCFHKEADRLQDFISDALFADGAAAVVMRGDSLVSGLKLINNQSVTIKDTIPYIEYDITHQGFKFSLDKEVMHSIPHVAPYLQSFCQRSLSRNANQVDSTIFHTGGKRILDELVRCLSLEPDMVARSRDCLAETGNTSSVAVIDVLKRTFDSARCGDASLLAAFGPGFTSEMSIGVWH; via the coding sequence ATGACCACATTATGCAAACCTGCGACTTTTTACCCTGAACACCTTGTCAATGCAGATGACATCATGACAGTAATTGAGATTTGTCACCCGGACAGCCCATATAAGCAACGGGCTTTTGAAATGATCCAAAACACAGAGGTAAAGAATCGGCATCTGATTTTACCTCTGACGGAGATTGTGAAACTTCAGGATTTTGGCGCGCGGGCCACTCGCTATAAGGAGGCCGCCATTGAAATGGCTGAAACAGTAGCCGTTGAAGCGATGGAAAATGCGCTGGTGGCTCCTGAGGACATCGATATGGTGATCGCGACGTCCTGTACCGGCTTTATGATGCCTTCACTAACAGCGCATCTGATCAATCGGCTGGGGTTACGCAACGAAACTAAGCAAATCCCGGTTGCACAATTAGGGTGTGTGGCGGGCGCGTCGGCAATCGGGCGGGCATTTGAATATTGTCAGAGTCGTAAAGACAGCAATGTGTTGATCGTCTGCGTTGAGACATCCTCATTGTGCTTTCACAAAGAGGCCGATAGATTACAGGACTTTATCAGTGACGCTCTATTTGCTGATGGCGCAGCGGCGGTGGTAATGAGGGGCGACAGTCTGGTGTCCGGCCTTAAGCTTATTAACAACCAAAGTGTGACGATTAAAGACACCATTCCTTACATTGAATATGACATTACGCATCAGGGCTTTAAGTTTTCTCTGGATAAGGAAGTTATGCACTCTATTCCACATGTTGCGCCATATTTGCAATCGTTTTGCCAACGCAGTTTATCGCGTAATGCAAACCAGGTAGACAGCACGATTTTTCATACCGGTGGTAAGCGTATTTTGGATGAGCTAGTACGTTGTTTGTCGCTTGAGCCTGATATGGTAGCACGCTCACGTGATTGTCTGGCCGAAACGGGTAACACCTCCAGCGTAGCGGTCATTGATGTATTAAAACGTACCTTTGACTCTGCCAGGTGCGGTGATGCCAGTCTGCTTGCTGCGTTTGGCCCCGGTTTCACCTCAGAAATGAGCATTGGCGTATGGCATTGA
- a CDS encoding recombination protein NinB, giving the protein MSLQLKVCIDIKRNRVARATLTFVKATQIGMVSATLSVTTPLVELDLFIGCKIALSTTERVRKLMVKIVLTVTNTEYLLLQTCKAVRELLCTGKQVVIEFKEFKAKRSLAQNRLLWKWNQEIANHLQERYGQENSAEGVHEVLVRKRYGVRVIQTDIEEPILVRKRTRKLLTKEFTEYLSWLEMYCAEYLKLILTRLEE; this is encoded by the coding sequence TTGTCCTTGCAACTCAAAGTTTGCATAGATATTAAACGCAACAGAGTAGCAAGGGCAACTTTGACCTTTGTAAAAGCTACTCAAATAGGCATGGTAAGCGCCACTCTATCTGTCACGACACCTCTTGTCGAATTAGATCTATTCATTGGCTGTAAAATTGCTTTATCTACCACCGAACGAGTCCGCAAACTGATGGTAAAAATAGTTTTGACTGTGACTAATACAGAGTATCTATTACTACAAACCTGCAAGGCGGTAAGAGAATTACTATGCACTGGTAAACAGGTGGTAATCGAGTTTAAAGAGTTCAAGGCAAAGCGGTCATTGGCACAAAACAGACTCTTATGGAAATGGAACCAGGAGATTGCCAATCACCTGCAAGAACGCTACGGGCAGGAAAATAGCGCTGAGGGTGTTCACGAGGTCCTAGTACGCAAGAGGTATGGTGTGAGGGTCATTCAGACAGATATTGAAGAACCCATATTAGTAAGAAAGCGCACTCGCAAATTATTAACTAAAGAGTTTACCGAGTACTTGAGTTGGCTTGAAATGTACTGTGCAGAGTATCTGAAATTAATACTAACTAGGCTTGAAGAATAG
- a CDS encoding serine hydrolase domain-containing protein encodes MQFTTTIKHSVLMASMCLGLGACGGSDKHTPASQPEPVKKAEVVQPESNTLDYQALIDQLVSDEVPGILLYVRTPEHEFTGAAGIADLEQHSPMDVNSSFHIASSGKIFTALLASMLHEDGMLDLDNTLDTWLPDTLLEQIQYSDQITLRQLLNHSSGIYNYSDKNTYVEDKLANPALPVTNESLTQYALNNPGYFKPGASVHYSNTNYTLAGMILDKVLGYHNAIEIRNRIITPLSLDATFAIGYEQDQGELTPGYDYIDGEFMNVGPLFSTIWSNATPVASSVADLALFTRSLFKNSDFASESLQGLLRGNDSLVREDDNTQYALGMMKHTYSNAIVYEHSGGNHGYSTQNAYIESHDTSIVLFLNCGFSSEECVNAEYGLFELLLTELTKAPAVES; translated from the coding sequence ATGCAATTTACAACAACGATAAAACACAGTGTGCTGATGGCGTCGATGTGTCTAGGTCTGGGCGCTTGTGGCGGGTCAGATAAGCATACACCGGCAAGTCAACCAGAGCCGGTAAAAAAAGCCGAAGTAGTGCAGCCTGAGAGCAACACCCTGGATTACCAGGCACTGATAGATCAGCTAGTGTCGGACGAAGTGCCAGGAATACTGTTGTATGTGAGGACCCCCGAGCATGAATTCACAGGAGCCGCGGGGATCGCTGACCTTGAGCAGCATTCCCCGATGGATGTTAACAGCAGCTTTCATATCGCCAGTTCTGGCAAAATTTTTACCGCGCTGCTGGCCTCTATGCTACATGAAGACGGTATGCTGGATCTGGACAACACACTTGATACCTGGTTGCCAGACACTTTGCTGGAGCAAATTCAATACAGCGACCAGATCACACTAAGGCAACTGCTTAATCACAGCAGTGGTATTTACAACTACTCAGATAAAAACACCTATGTAGAAGACAAACTCGCTAATCCGGCATTGCCTGTCACCAACGAAAGCCTGACACAGTATGCACTGAATAATCCCGGTTATTTTAAGCCCGGTGCCAGCGTTCACTATTCTAATACCAATTATACGCTTGCAGGCATGATACTGGATAAAGTGCTGGGATATCATAACGCCATTGAGATACGAAACCGCATTATCACGCCTTTATCACTGGATGCGACATTTGCCATCGGTTACGAACAAGACCAGGGTGAATTAACACCGGGCTATGATTATATCGACGGCGAATTCATGAATGTCGGCCCGCTGTTTAGCACGATCTGGTCAAATGCAACGCCGGTGGCCTCTTCGGTTGCGGATCTGGCATTATTCACCCGTAGTCTGTTTAAAAATTCAGACTTTGCGAGTGAGTCATTACAAGGGTTATTGCGCGGCAATGACAGCCTTGTTCGTGAAGATGACAACACCCAATACGCGCTGGGCATGATGAAACATACTTATTCTAATGCCATAGTATATGAACATAGCGGCGGCAATCATGGTTACTCCACTCAGAATGCCTATATTGAAAGCCACGATACCAGCATTGTCCTGTTTCTGAATTGTGGGTTTAGTAGTGAGGAATGCGTCAATGCAGAATATGGACTATTTGAGTTACTGCTTACGGAACTGACAAAAGCCCCGGCTGTTGAGTCGTAG
- a CDS encoding MipA/OmpV family protein: MNSIYARACLRVSLVSLLVLSSQSGLAAQETMQSADDEALEGGYVKLGLGYRASTPNRARDHQGSGASAFINARYQLANGLFAELTNYRMLNDGTRVGYNFYNPDGWNFDVITLKAHQSLDFPGWHNNKPTVHYRKSTQMLGVRATGFFNKTTVQFSWAPYSFNREYDDGMFASLWVDQSFQYKNWQMYANTGLVYRSEEIINYYFGVPEEIASYMFPAYSTSSGTEVSAEVGALYPISQHWMFETYFKYSHMPRSINNSPWVAMFNKAENRDGHVSELGILVSFVF, from the coding sequence ATGAATTCGATATATGCCAGAGCGTGTTTACGCGTTTCACTGGTGTCGTTACTTGTTTTGAGTTCTCAATCAGGGCTCGCCGCACAAGAAACCATGCAAAGCGCGGACGATGAAGCGCTTGAAGGCGGGTATGTTAAGCTGGGGCTTGGCTACCGGGCCTCAACGCCAAACCGAGCGCGGGATCATCAAGGAAGTGGGGCTTCAGCATTTATCAATGCTCGTTATCAGTTAGCAAATGGTTTGTTTGCTGAGCTGACTAATTACAGAATGCTCAATGATGGCACGCGTGTTGGGTACAATTTTTATAATCCCGACGGCTGGAACTTTGATGTTATCACCCTCAAGGCGCATCAAAGCCTTGATTTCCCGGGCTGGCATAACAATAAGCCGACCGTACATTATCGTAAATCAACTCAAATGCTGGGCGTACGGGCCACAGGTTTTTTTAACAAAACCACAGTCCAGTTTAGCTGGGCACCATACTCGTTTAACCGGGAGTATGACGATGGCATGTTTGCCTCTTTGTGGGTTGATCAGTCGTTTCAGTATAAAAACTGGCAGATGTACGCCAATACGGGGTTAGTTTATCGCTCTGAGGAAATCATCAATTACTATTTTGGTGTGCCTGAGGAGATAGCGTCGTATATGTTTCCTGCCTATTCCACTTCCTCCGGAACAGAGGTTAGCGCAGAAGTTGGGGCGCTGTATCCTATCTCACAGCACTGGATGTTTGAAACCTATTTTAAATACAGCCATATGCCTCGCAGTATTAATAACAGTCCGTGGGTCGCTATGTTCAACAAAGCTGAAAATCGTGATGGCCATGTATCTGAGTTGGGGATTTTAGTGAGCTTTGTGTTCTGA
- a CDS encoding helix-turn-helix domain-containing protein — translation MTGGEILKAARSLRGMTQDEVVAMYGGISRNIYQRWEGGRTAAPYDDVKAIVEQVYKLNLANLLAMVESNG, via the coding sequence ATGACTGGTGGTGAGATCCTCAAAGCTGCGCGAAGTCTTCGTGGCATGACTCAGGACGAAGTCGTCGCTATGTACGGCGGTATAAGCAGAAATATATATCAACGGTGGGAAGGCGGGCGTACTGCGGCTCCATATGATGACGTTAAAGCAATCGTTGAACAGGTTTACAAATTAAACCTGGCTAACCTTCTGGCAATGGTGGAAAGCAATGGATAA
- a CDS encoding nuclease domain-containing protein: MSLVRQKLRESKKGQECQFRLPEICNWNPETTVLAHVAKGSGMGQKSDDIHATFACIACHAEMDRVTRILEKDFVDQCAYEGMVRTQTYRLSQDLIKVD; encoded by the coding sequence ATGTCGTTAGTGAGACAGAAATTAAGAGAAAGCAAAAAGGGTCAGGAGTGTCAGTTCAGACTGCCTGAGATTTGCAATTGGAACCCTGAAACAACAGTATTGGCCCATGTTGCAAAAGGTTCTGGCATGGGCCAAAAGAGCGATGATATTCATGCAACCTTCGCGTGTATCGCATGCCATGCGGAAATGGATAGAGTTACACGAATCTTGGAGAAAGATTTTGTAGATCAGTGCGCTTATGAAGGGATGGTTAGAACACAAACATACAGGCTGTCTCAAGATCTGATTAAGGTGGATTGA
- a CDS encoding NACHT domain-containing protein, whose protein sequence is MDPITQFVSAKQLSKVTGVLSKAFVKIRKDRGKELIELSNTFEDPRRLAKFYVEPKCQQINPANALEDNAISVVRENTFEAMNTFFNRGFLPKDGSNQLFILADAGMGKTSLLLMIKLMHLTSFMPQKWDCKLLKLGKSSLEDIGKIQDPSNTILLLDSLDEDPTANGENAEKRITELLDSTSNFYRVIITCRTQFFPPSKEAAFSLLGQIGISSYRCPLHYLSLFDEHQVKGYLRKRFGNFFQKRIYKIPCKKEQEANTATKCMDSLQFRPFLLAHIEDVMQAVRNGDNEFYIYQSLVETWLNREVNRLRKKKIEVSAQDLLQVCIWIAEYLTDNDTNTISIEKIGSFVHAPSAIELLVSHRENIIKGISKLDISSNSLLNKNSDGEFRFSHLTIREFLFSLGLKGGQLKTRERKRKVSKKTLSFILKSDLKTTISGEIYTESQENKNFLYSNIEFRKAGFTNENNIYYKCKIKPAPNITLEVEEIKISNGEFIECDLEGAKILPKKPTNFSSCSLTHCEYMFNKSEIHLCYISNSCLTSCKVTGVQNRLTIAKSDVYELDITGLKITSHSMINITSHPAIPKWHITTSPSAPSCSILIKRPNQEIEKTYKLKSEKEILVINNEDLDSIYYKKIKI, encoded by the coding sequence ATGGATCCCATTACACAGTTTGTTAGCGCGAAACAGCTTTCTAAAGTGACAGGTGTGCTATCCAAAGCATTCGTAAAAATAAGGAAGGACCGAGGAAAAGAGCTTATTGAACTTAGCAATACCTTTGAAGATCCAAGACGCTTAGCTAAGTTCTATGTCGAGCCGAAATGTCAGCAAATCAACCCAGCCAATGCTCTCGAAGATAATGCAATTAGCGTAGTTCGTGAAAACACCTTCGAAGCAATGAATACCTTCTTCAATCGTGGATTTCTGCCAAAAGACGGAAGTAACCAACTATTTATTCTAGCTGATGCAGGAATGGGAAAAACATCACTGCTACTAATGATAAAGCTAATGCACCTCACTTCGTTCATGCCTCAAAAGTGGGATTGTAAATTATTAAAACTGGGTAAAAGCTCCCTCGAAGATATAGGAAAGATTCAGGATCCTTCAAATACAATACTGCTTCTCGATTCACTGGACGAAGACCCTACCGCAAATGGAGAAAATGCAGAAAAAAGAATCACAGAACTCTTAGATAGTACCAGTAATTTCTATCGGGTTATTATTACTTGTCGTACGCAGTTTTTTCCTCCATCAAAAGAAGCTGCGTTCAGTTTGCTAGGCCAAATAGGAATATCCTCATATAGATGTCCTTTACATTACCTATCTCTGTTTGACGAACATCAAGTAAAGGGTTACCTGAGAAAAAGGTTTGGTAACTTTTTTCAAAAGAGAATATACAAAATTCCTTGTAAAAAAGAGCAGGAAGCCAACACAGCCACAAAGTGTATGGACTCTTTACAATTTAGGCCATTTTTACTCGCACACATAGAAGACGTAATGCAAGCTGTGAGAAATGGTGACAATGAGTTCTACATATACCAGAGCCTTGTAGAGACATGGCTAAACCGTGAAGTAAATAGGCTCAGAAAAAAGAAAATAGAAGTTTCGGCACAAGATTTACTACAAGTTTGTATTTGGATAGCTGAATACCTGACAGATAACGATACTAATACAATTTCTATAGAAAAAATTGGTAGCTTTGTCCACGCACCTAGTGCGATTGAGCTATTAGTTTCACATAGAGAAAACATAATAAAAGGAATCTCTAAACTAGATATTAGTAGCAATTCCCTTCTCAACAAAAACTCCGATGGTGAGTTCAGGTTCTCTCACTTGACTATAAGGGAGTTTTTGTTCTCATTAGGTTTAAAAGGCGGACAATTAAAAACTAGAGAAAGAAAAAGAAAGGTAAGTAAAAAAACACTTAGCTTCATTTTAAAATCAGATTTAAAAACAACAATCTCAGGGGAAATATACACAGAAAGCCAAGAAAATAAAAACTTCCTATATTCAAACATTGAGTTTCGAAAGGCGGGATTCACAAATGAAAACAACATATATTACAAATGCAAAATAAAGCCAGCACCAAATATAACACTAGAAGTAGAAGAAATAAAAATATCCAATGGTGAATTCATAGAATGTGATTTGGAAGGTGCTAAAATACTACCAAAAAAACCAACTAACTTTTCATCATGTAGTTTAACTCATTGTGAATACATGTTCAATAAAAGCGAAATACACCTTTGCTATATATCAAATTCATGTTTAACAAGCTGCAAAGTTACAGGAGTACAAAACAGACTCACAATAGCTAAAAGCGACGTATACGAATTAGATATAACAGGCCTTAAAATAACATCACATTCAATGATAAATATCACCTCCCATCCTGCAATTCCTAAGTGGCACATTACAACCTCACCGTCAGCACCAAGTTGTTCCATACTTATAAAAAGGCCAAATCAGGAAATAGAAAAAACATACAAATTAAAAAGTGAAAAAGAAATCCTGGTCATTAATAATGAAGACTTAGATTCAATATATTATAAAAAGATAAAGATATAA